Proteins encoded together in one Streptomyces umbrinus window:
- a CDS encoding ASCH domain-containing protein, which yields MGHDDLPTLELAFPGPERDRGVAAILSGQKTALTGLLEIYEHAGEAVPQSGQRFSVLDSEGRPAVTIELVDVRVVPMKEIDDDFARAEGRGYSDVAQWRAAHEEFFQSDGVSEFLGRTPDITDDTLVVAERFRVVKPV from the coding sequence ATGGGACATGACGATCTTCCGACTCTTGAACTCGCTTTTCCCGGACCAGAACGTGACCGTGGCGTGGCGGCGATCCTGAGCGGTCAGAAGACCGCGCTCACAGGCCTCCTGGAGATCTATGAGCACGCCGGAGAGGCAGTGCCGCAGAGCGGCCAGCGGTTCTCAGTGCTCGATTCCGAGGGTCGTCCGGCCGTCACGATCGAACTCGTCGACGTACGGGTCGTTCCCATGAAGGAAATCGACGATGACTTCGCGCGAGCCGAGGGGCGCGGCTACTCCGATGTTGCACAGTGGCGGGCAGCCCACGAAGAGTTCTTCCAGAGCGATGGCGTGAGCGAGTTCCTGGGTCGCACCCCCGACATTACCGATGACACTCTCGTCGTTGCCGAACGCTTCCGAGTGGTCAAGCCCGTGTGA